From a region of the Agrobacterium tumefaciens genome:
- a CDS encoding polysaccharide deacetylase family protein: MRFGDRFRALVAAVAFAAFCAPSAKAAERTIYLTFDDGPLPGTENVLQVLFEENVPATMFMVGLHVETQDGGRAVLKEAKSLDAVVVGNHSYSHAHNRYRQFYSNSDGVIADFEKANGVLGLAKPTPARLPGRNVFRLQNIHSEDLSLDVREWGQEWLDFELVSEAGFRLFGWDHEWVHYNDGKPVQSAKTLVNEIDALFAHNRFVTRGKMILLMHDQMFQDKFDGENNLRTVIRELKKRGYKFEDLTTYEPQVVASD; encoded by the coding sequence ATGCGGTTTGGTGACAGATTTCGAGCCCTTGTTGCTGCCGTGGCCTTTGCCGCGTTTTGCGCTCCATCGGCCAAGGCCGCCGAGCGAACCATCTATCTGACCTTCGATGACGGCCCGCTTCCCGGCACGGAAAATGTTCTGCAGGTGCTGTTCGAAGAAAACGTGCCGGCAACGATGTTCATGGTCGGCCTTCACGTTGAAACGCAAGACGGCGGCCGCGCTGTTCTGAAGGAAGCAAAATCGCTGGATGCCGTCGTCGTCGGCAATCACAGCTACAGCCACGCCCATAACCGTTACAGACAGTTCTATTCGAACAGCGATGGCGTCATTGCCGATTTCGAGAAGGCCAACGGCGTTCTCGGTCTGGCAAAGCCCACGCCTGCGAGATTACCGGGACGAAACGTGTTTCGGTTGCAGAACATCCATTCCGAAGACCTTTCGCTCGATGTGCGCGAATGGGGACAGGAATGGCTGGACTTCGAGCTGGTCAGCGAGGCCGGTTTCCGCCTGTTTGGCTGGGATCATGAATGGGTCCACTACAACGACGGCAAGCCTGTTCAATCCGCGAAGACACTGGTGAACGAGATCGACGCGCTCTTCGCGCATAACCGCTTCGTCACGCGCGGAAAGATGATCCTGCTGATGCACGACCAGATGTTTCAGGACAAGTTCGACGGAGAAAACAATCTTCGCACGGTGATCCGCGAATTGAAGAAACGCGGCTACAAGTTCGAAGATCTGACGACCTACGAACCGCAGGTCGTCGCAAGCGACTGA
- a CDS encoding prephenate dehydrogenase, whose amino-acid sequence MSDVSQELPLISLGIIGFGAFGQLIAEHLGPHFDIRVFDIAPDIARAERLGVSVVSLEAAAQCAIVVLAMPVSRMRDVLIEIAPHLKPATLVLDVGSVKTGPAAMMKELLPDTVEIVATHPLFGPQSARGGIRGLRIAVCLVRGPHLRVAAFFRRLGLDVIITTPDDHDRDAAQVQGLTHLVANLLLQMDLRQTRLTTKSFDALMSAVDMVRHDAPEVFQAILGANPYAGDMIRQFKSVTSALDMPSALSRP is encoded by the coding sequence ATGTCTGACGTTTCCCAAGAACTGCCCCTGATATCGCTGGGGATCATTGGCTTCGGTGCCTTCGGTCAACTGATTGCCGAACACCTTGGCCCGCATTTCGATATCCGCGTCTTTGACATCGCGCCGGATATCGCCCGCGCCGAAAGGCTCGGCGTATCGGTTGTTTCGCTTGAGGCAGCGGCGCAATGCGCCATCGTGGTGCTGGCCATGCCGGTCAGCAGAATGCGCGATGTGCTGATCGAAATTGCCCCGCATCTGAAGCCCGCAACGCTCGTGCTCGATGTCGGCAGTGTCAAGACCGGGCCCGCCGCCATGATGAAGGAACTGCTTCCCGACACCGTGGAGATTGTCGCGACGCATCCGCTGTTTGGACCGCAGAGTGCGAGAGGCGGCATTCGCGGGCTGCGGATCGCTGTCTGCCTGGTGCGTGGGCCTCACCTGCGCGTTGCCGCCTTCTTCCGCAGGCTTGGCCTTGATGTCATCATCACCACACCTGACGATCATGACCGCGATGCCGCGCAGGTTCAGGGGCTGACCCACCTTGTTGCCAACCTGCTTCTGCAGATGGACCTGAGACAGACACGCCTAACGACAAAAAGCTTCGATGCGCTGATGTCCGCTGTGGACATGGTTCGCCACGATGCACCGGAAGTGTTTCAGGCGATCCTCGGCGCAAATCCCTATGCCGGTGACATGATCAGGCAGTTCAAATCGGTCACCTCTGCTCTGGACATGCCATCGGCCCTGTCGCGACCGTGA
- a CDS encoding GNAT family N-acetyltransferase yields MADMIVTKRLQLCRLEDRHRHAFAMMHADREVMEDLGGPADHAESEAKFDRYLAALAEHGVARWAVEDSKGDFLGYCGVMPRMAREHPLGPHFEVGWRFNRAAWGNGYAAESAGAALTHAVTDLGLTGIVSYTGAANLRSQSVMRKLGLVRDAARDFTITHLSKPWHGLVWTVPVDFRPTPTSR; encoded by the coding sequence ATGGCAGACATGATCGTGACGAAACGCCTTCAATTATGCCGTTTGGAAGATCGCCATCGTCACGCATTCGCGATGATGCATGCCGACCGGGAGGTGATGGAGGACCTTGGTGGGCCTGCCGATCACGCGGAAAGCGAGGCCAAGTTCGACCGCTATCTGGCCGCACTGGCTGAACATGGCGTTGCCCGCTGGGCGGTCGAAGACAGTAAAGGCGATTTCCTCGGATATTGTGGCGTGATGCCGCGCATGGCGAGGGAGCATCCCCTCGGTCCGCATTTCGAAGTCGGCTGGCGGTTCAACCGCGCGGCATGGGGCAATGGGTATGCGGCGGAAAGTGCGGGTGCGGCGCTGACACATGCCGTCACCGATCTCGGCCTGACCGGCATTGTCTCCTATACCGGCGCAGCCAATCTGCGCTCGCAGAGCGTGATGCGAAAGCTTGGCCTTGTTCGCGACGCAGCGCGTGATTTCACCATCACGCACCTGTCAAAGCCGTGGCACGGTCTGGTCTGGACGGTTCCCGTCGATTTCCGTCCGACCCCGACCAGCCGGTAG
- a CDS encoding GAF domain-containing protein has product MPEYVQNKTRLAALDDFAVLDSPPEQGFDDIVSLACLICETPVALVSLVSGTRQWFKAKVGFEPCETDLDSSVCAYALVENDLLVIPDLTQDPRTNKNPLVTGSPHIRFYAGAPLRDEAGNALGSLCVIDNKPRPEGLNEQQAEGLRNLARQVMTQLELKRAINARNEAITRQNDLDIQKRLTENQYRTLFDAIEDGFCIVEMKFDGERAVDYRFIEINPAFADQTGLVDAHGKWMRDLAPNHEEHWFEIYGRVALTGETARFEHFANELEERWFDVHAFRVGDPSELRVGILFTDNSERKAVAQLKANADEAQKVLNHELSHRMKNTFAMIQAIAAQTLRPIPDREPVDAFMQRLHALSTAHDVLLQQNWAEAKIGDVVSAVLGALVDPSRFRLDGPSVDLGARATLSISLLLHELATNALKYGALSVVEGSVCVRWGVERQEDGADELVLSWDEENGPPAVEPTRKGFGSKLIKMGLVGTGQVRLSYAPSGFSAEFKAPLVQVQAA; this is encoded by the coding sequence ATTCCAGAATATGTTCAGAACAAAACGCGACTTGCTGCTCTCGACGACTTCGCCGTTCTCGACTCCCCGCCAGAACAGGGCTTTGACGACATCGTATCGCTTGCCTGTCTGATCTGCGAAACACCGGTTGCCCTAGTCAGTCTGGTTAGCGGCACACGGCAATGGTTCAAGGCCAAGGTCGGCTTCGAACCCTGCGAGACGGATCTGGACAGTTCAGTCTGCGCTTATGCCCTGGTCGAGAACGACTTGCTGGTCATTCCCGATCTCACGCAAGACCCGCGCACGAATAAAAACCCGCTAGTCACCGGTTCGCCGCATATTCGTTTCTACGCCGGCGCGCCGCTTCGCGACGAAGCGGGCAACGCGCTTGGCAGCCTTTGTGTCATCGACAACAAGCCGCGCCCGGAAGGGCTGAATGAGCAACAGGCCGAAGGTCTGCGCAATCTTGCCCGCCAGGTCATGACGCAACTGGAACTGAAACGTGCGATCAATGCCCGCAACGAGGCAATCACGCGGCAAAACGATCTCGATATTCAGAAGCGACTGACTGAAAACCAGTACAGAACGCTCTTCGACGCCATCGAGGACGGCTTCTGCATCGTCGAAATGAAATTCGATGGCGAACGGGCCGTGGATTATCGTTTTATCGAAATCAATCCCGCTTTTGCAGACCAGACGGGACTGGTGGACGCCCATGGCAAATGGATGCGCGATCTGGCACCCAACCACGAGGAACACTGGTTCGAGATTTACGGCCGCGTTGCGCTCACGGGTGAAACTGCACGCTTCGAACATTTCGCCAACGAACTTGAGGAACGCTGGTTCGACGTGCACGCCTTTCGCGTTGGCGATCCTTCGGAACTGCGCGTCGGCATTCTTTTTACCGACAACAGTGAGCGCAAGGCCGTAGCGCAGCTCAAGGCCAATGCCGACGAAGCCCAGAAGGTTCTCAACCACGAACTCAGCCATCGCATGAAAAATACCTTTGCGATGATACAGGCGATCGCAGCACAGACGCTTCGGCCCATTCCAGATCGTGAACCTGTCGATGCCTTCATGCAGAGACTGCACGCGCTGTCGACTGCCCACGACGTTCTCCTGCAACAGAATTGGGCCGAAGCCAAAATCGGCGATGTGGTTTCTGCCGTCCTCGGCGCGCTGGTCGATCCAAGCCGTTTTCGCCTTGATGGGCCAAGCGTCGACCTTGGAGCCCGCGCCACACTCTCCATCTCGCTGCTGTTGCACGAACTTGCCACCAATGCCCTGAAATATGGTGCTCTTTCCGTTGTGGAAGGCAGCGTATGCGTTCGCTGGGGTGTAGAGCGGCAGGAAGACGGCGCAGACGAGCTCGTTCTGTCATGGGACGAAGAAAACGGCCCTCCCGCCGTGGAACCGACCAGAAAGGGTTTTGGCTCGAAACTGATAAAAATGGGCCTCGTGGGAACCGGACAGGTTCGGCTGAGTTACGCTCCATCAGGCTTCAGTGCCGAATTCAAGGCACCGCTTGTTCAGGTACAGGCGGCGTAA
- a CDS encoding response regulator, with translation MPMSAPKILVVEDEPLLRMAAVDMIEAEGFEAIEAADATEAIAILETRPDITIVFTDIDMPRGMDGMKLAALIRDRWPPIHLIITSGHMTPARTSLPENSVFFSKPYRERDVIAQMRRMAA, from the coding sequence ATGCCAATGTCAGCGCCCAAGATACTCGTCGTCGAGGACGAACCGCTGTTGCGAATGGCGGCCGTCGACATGATCGAGGCCGAGGGTTTCGAAGCGATCGAGGCTGCCGACGCGACGGAAGCGATTGCTATTCTCGAAACGCGACCGGATATCACCATCGTCTTTACCGATATCGACATGCCGCGTGGCATGGACGGCATGAAACTGGCGGCCCTTATCCGTGACCGCTGGCCGCCAATTCACCTGATTATCACCTCCGGTCACATGACCCCGGCACGGACAAGCCTGCCGGAAAACAGTGTCTTCTTTTCAAAGCCCTACAGGGAAAGAGACGTGATCGCCCAGATGCGGCGAATGGCGGCCTAG
- a CDS encoding penicillin-binding protein 2, translating into MSLSSRILSARSRFHFAQHKRGGSFRLPGAAVSRRKETRKRLLVLISSFIAMYGVIGARLAQYGFASSQTTVSIGGRGTSMASRPDIVDRNGELLATDLNMVSLYAEPRRIVDADEAVEKLASVLPDIDWSDIHRRLQSKTAFQWLKRQLTPRQQADILALGIPGIGFRPEKRRFYPGGRTAAHILGHVNVDNQGLAGMERYIDRQGWADLRALGMTSDTPLAPVRLSIDLRVQNIVHEVVTRSMSAYQAQAAGAIVLDVNTGEVLAMASVPDYDPNEPSRTLADGTIDKEYENGWLNRMSNATYEMGSTFKSFTLAMGLDMGKITLNSVLDATKPLRIAGFTIHDDHGQGRPLTVPEVFQYSSNIGTAAIAAMVDMDDHRAFLTRLGLLSKMDTELPEVATPSQPRVWRKVNQATISFGHGVATTPMQTAIAGAALINGGKLISPTFLVRPPADIASKTTQVISPKTSADMRFLFHWNGVKGSGRSAQVPGFNVGGKTGTADKVINGRYAAHLNFNAFLAGFPMDKPQYVVLTTIDAPLTGEKGGRLAAYTAAPMAKEIITRSAALLGVKPSFGDGDTALLNY; encoded by the coding sequence ATGTCCCTGTCATCTCGCATCCTCTCCGCCCGCAGCCGATTTCATTTTGCCCAGCACAAACGCGGCGGCAGTTTTCGCCTTCCCGGCGCGGCGGTTTCAAGACGTAAGGAAACGCGCAAACGTCTTCTGGTGCTCATCAGCAGTTTCATCGCCATGTATGGCGTCATTGGGGCGCGGCTGGCGCAGTACGGTTTTGCGTCGTCGCAGACCACGGTGTCCATCGGCGGCCGGGGCACCTCCATGGCCTCCCGCCCCGACATTGTCGACCGCAACGGCGAACTGCTGGCGACCGACCTGAACATGGTATCGCTTTACGCCGAACCGCGACGGATCGTCGATGCCGACGAAGCCGTGGAAAAGCTTGCCTCAGTGCTGCCGGATATCGACTGGAGCGACATCCATAGACGGCTGCAATCGAAAACTGCTTTCCAGTGGCTGAAGCGCCAGCTCACGCCACGCCAGCAGGCCGACATTCTGGCGCTCGGCATTCCCGGCATCGGATTTCGCCCGGAAAAGCGCCGTTTTTACCCTGGCGGGCGCACGGCTGCGCACATTCTCGGCCACGTCAACGTGGACAATCAGGGGCTGGCAGGCATGGAGCGTTACATCGACCGCCAGGGATGGGCAGATCTGCGCGCGCTTGGAATGACATCAGACACCCCGCTAGCGCCGGTCAGGCTCTCCATAGACCTGCGCGTCCAGAACATCGTTCATGAGGTCGTGACCCGCTCGATGAGCGCCTATCAGGCGCAGGCCGCAGGCGCCATCGTTCTCGACGTCAACACGGGCGAAGTGCTGGCGATGGCATCCGTTCCCGATTACGACCCGAACGAACCCTCGCGCACCCTGGCGGATGGCACAATCGACAAGGAATACGAAAACGGCTGGCTGAACCGCATGAGCAATGCGACCTACGAGATGGGATCGACCTTCAAGAGCTTCACGCTGGCGATGGGACTGGATATGGGCAAGATCACCCTCAATTCCGTGCTCGATGCGACGAAACCACTGCGCATTGCCGGTTTCACCATTCATGATGACCATGGCCAGGGCAGACCTTTGACCGTGCCGGAAGTGTTTCAGTATTCATCGAACATCGGCACGGCAGCCATCGCCGCGATGGTCGACATGGACGATCACCGCGCATTTCTGACCCGCCTCGGCCTCCTGTCGAAAATGGACACGGAACTGCCCGAGGTTGCCACACCAAGCCAGCCGCGTGTCTGGAGAAAGGTCAATCAGGCGACAATTTCCTTCGGCCACGGCGTTGCGACAACGCCGATGCAGACAGCCATTGCCGGAGCGGCGCTGATCAACGGCGGCAAGCTCATTTCACCGACCTTCCTTGTTCGCCCACCGGCGGATATCGCCTCGAAGACGACTCAGGTGATCTCGCCGAAAACCAGCGCCGACATGCGTTTCCTGTTTCACTGGAACGGCGTGAAAGGCTCTGGCCGCAGCGCTCAGGTGCCGGGCTTCAATGTTGGAGGCAAGACCGGAACCGCCGACAAGGTCATCAACGGGCGTTATGCCGCCCACCTGAACTTCAACGCCTTTCTGGCCGGTTTCCCGATGGACAAGCCGCAATATGTCGTTCTGACCACGATTGACGCGCCGCTGACTGGCGAGAAAGGCGGCCGTCTCGCCGCTTATACCGCAGCTCCCATGGCCAAGGAGATCATCACCAGATCGGCAGCGCTTCTGGGCGTCAAACCTTCGTTCGGCGACGGCGACACCGCACTACTCAATTACTGA
- a CDS encoding TetR/AcrR family transcriptional regulator, protein MARTLIRPGGRSERIQIAVHQAVRALMAENPERELTIPLVAERAEVPPSTIYRRWESLPKLLEDVASERFLPDSVPRDTGAFRSDLELWLEQLVDDISSGPGHVLLRERLTNVRVAQTAAGYAFQNLVCLCDRCAGRGEVMPDPDRLMDMIVAPIIYRIFFTGQQISKAYQVELVSNALSSQAMTHPFTNQPSIRDYVLYENDPQ, encoded by the coding sequence ATGGCGCGCACACTCATCCGGCCCGGCGGGCGCAGCGAACGTATACAGATTGCTGTCCATCAGGCTGTGAGAGCCTTGATGGCTGAAAATCCGGAGCGTGAGCTGACGATACCGCTTGTCGCCGAGCGCGCCGAAGTTCCGCCATCGACGATCTATCGCAGATGGGAAAGTCTGCCCAAGCTGCTTGAGGACGTGGCGAGCGAACGTTTCCTGCCGGATAGCGTGCCGCGCGACACCGGGGCTTTCCGCAGCGATCTGGAGCTGTGGCTGGAGCAACTGGTCGACGATATTTCTTCCGGCCCGGGGCATGTTCTCCTGCGGGAGCGGCTGACCAATGTGCGCGTGGCGCAGACGGCGGCCGGTTATGCCTTTCAAAACCTCGTCTGCCTTTGCGATCGATGCGCGGGACGCGGCGAGGTGATGCCTGACCCAGATCGCCTGATGGACATGATCGTGGCGCCGATCATCTACCGAATCTTCTTTACCGGCCAGCAGATCTCGAAGGCCTATCAGGTCGAACTGGTCAGCAATGCCCTGTCATCGCAGGCCATGACGCATCCTTTCACCAACCAGCCGTCGATCCGCGATTACGTCCTCTATGAGAACGATCCTCAGTAA
- a CDS encoding helix-turn-helix transcriptional regulator translates to MAAIDGDWFHARLKDTGKSLRALARHMDSDPSAVSRTFSGHRRMRMDEATQIAGFLGVSLADVMKHAGITTEADGPQARIVLAATIDESGVIEMLPEPKPLPASVVEKAQLAVGGHYNRQVVAAQIRASSGALAIWDDAVLLFSQTDMVDASAIGALSICRLRDGRQVLAKVERARKTGEASLVSPAGKSEEVVLLAASPIIAVIP, encoded by the coding sequence ATGGCGGCTATTGATGGTGACTGGTTTCATGCCCGGTTGAAAGATACGGGCAAATCGCTTCGTGCACTGGCCCGACACATGGATTCCGATCCCTCCGCCGTTTCCCGTACATTTTCCGGCCATCGCAGGATGCGGATGGACGAGGCCACGCAGATTGCCGGTTTTCTGGGTGTTTCGCTGGCGGATGTGATGAAACATGCCGGTATCACGACCGAGGCGGATGGGCCGCAGGCGCGCATCGTTCTGGCTGCGACGATCGACGAAAGTGGCGTGATCGAGATGTTGCCGGAGCCCAAACCTTTGCCGGCCTCCGTCGTTGAGAAGGCGCAGCTTGCCGTTGGCGGTCATTACAACAGGCAGGTCGTCGCGGCGCAGATCCGCGCGTCATCAGGTGCGCTGGCGATCTGGGACGATGCGGTGCTGTTGTTCAGCCAGACTGACATGGTCGATGCGTCCGCAATCGGCGCGCTGTCGATCTGCCGTCTGAGGGATGGCAGGCAGGTTCTGGCAAAGGTGGAGCGGGCCCGCAAAACGGGAGAGGCAAGTCTTGTCTCACCGGCCGGCAAGTCGGAAGAGGTCGTTCTTCTGGCGGCATCGCCCATCATTGCGGTGATCCCGTAA
- a CDS encoding helix-turn-helix domain-containing protein translates to MTIRAQHPSHAALSAPETTIPNCNFPFFGDQLSREQARDLFFYDNGRLLWREGLRRRRPDAGSEYYRKSTRQDPIWVILLGARGEQRFYMRRYLVWNWHFGETDQILVPRDGDHLNDRIGNIGFAGRLAKPEIKSTVPERPLFESRYGVNCPCCDAPVQTMSADIATQVYGITEQQSRILRAIWSGKGKPVQMERVFTEMYHDDPEGGPTQVKMYAAFKVALSHLRSKLKGSGISIVTVGYRQGYRLILQDKV, encoded by the coding sequence ATGACCATCAGAGCACAACACCCCTCGCATGCCGCCCTCTCAGCACCGGAAACCACGATCCCGAACTGCAACTTTCCGTTTTTCGGCGACCAGTTGAGCCGGGAGCAGGCCCGCGACCTGTTTTTCTATGACAACGGCCGCCTGCTGTGGCGCGAAGGCTTACGCCGCCGGCGCCCCGATGCAGGGTCGGAATATTATCGCAAGAGCACCAGACAGGACCCGATCTGGGTCATTCTGCTCGGCGCGCGTGGTGAGCAGCGTTTCTACATGCGTCGCTATCTGGTCTGGAACTGGCATTTCGGTGAAACGGATCAGATTCTCGTCCCGCGTGATGGCGACCACCTGAATGACCGGATCGGCAATATCGGTTTTGCCGGGCGCCTGGCGAAACCGGAAATAAAGTCGACAGTGCCTGAAAGACCGCTGTTTGAAAGCCGCTACGGCGTCAACTGCCCGTGCTGCGACGCGCCGGTGCAAACCATGTCGGCCGATATTGCCACGCAGGTCTATGGCATTACCGAACAGCAATCGCGTATCCTGCGGGCCATCTGGAGCGGCAAGGGAAAACCCGTCCAGATGGAGCGCGTCTTCACCGAAATGTATCACGACGACCCCGAAGGCGGCCCCACGCAGGTCAAGATGTATGCGGCCTTCAAGGTGGCCCTGTCGCATCTGCGCAGCAAACTGAAAGGCTCCGGAATTTCGATTGTGACGGTTGGCTACCGTCAGGGCTACCGGCTGATCCTGCAGGACAAGGTGTGA
- a CDS encoding fumarylacetoacetate hydrolase family protein: MAATVIPTPQPVLLPVEGTSETFPVRRVYCVGRNYADHAIEMGHDPSREPPFYFQKNPDNLLPSGRDFPYPSLSSNVHYEVECVVVLKSGGSDIPASEALDHVWGYAVGIDMTRRDLQDGLKKMGRSWEGAKAFEFSAPVSPVVPASKIGHPSTGAIWLDVNGTRKQTGDLSQMIWKVPEVIAELSKLFTLAAGDVIMTGTPAGVGPIVRGDLIECGVDGVGTLSVKVA; this comes from the coding sequence ATGGCCGCAACTGTCATTCCCACACCGCAACCGGTTCTTCTCCCCGTCGAAGGCACCAGCGAGACGTTTCCGGTACGGCGCGTTTATTGTGTTGGCCGCAATTACGCCGACCACGCCATTGAAATGGGACATGATCCGTCGCGCGAGCCGCCCTTCTACTTCCAGAAAAATCCGGACAACCTGCTGCCATCAGGTCGCGATTTCCCCTACCCGTCGCTGTCGTCCAACGTGCATTACGAAGTCGAATGCGTGGTCGTTCTGAAAAGCGGCGGTTCGGATATTCCGGCCAGTGAAGCACTGGATCACGTCTGGGGTTATGCCGTCGGCATCGACATGACGCGCCGCGACCTGCAGGACGGCCTGAAGAAGATGGGCCGTTCCTGGGAAGGCGCCAAGGCATTCGAATTTTCCGCGCCGGTCTCGCCCGTCGTGCCCGCGTCGAAAATCGGCCATCCCTCCACCGGCGCCATCTGGCTTGATGTCAACGGCACGCGCAAGCAGACCGGCGATCTCTCGCAGATGATCTGGAAAGTACCGGAAGTGATTGCCGAACTGTCCAAGCTGTTCACGCTTGCCGCCGGCGACGTCATCATGACCGGCACACCCGCAGGCGTTGGCCCCATCGTACGCGGCGATCTGATCGAATGCGGCGTCGACGGTGTCGGCACGCTGTCCGTCAAGGTCGCGTAA
- a CDS encoding gamma carbonic anhydrase family protein has translation MPLYRLEDRTPQTPAPDRYWVAPDANVIGSVTLGEDVGIWFGATLRGDNEPISVGRGTNIQEGVMVHSDPGYAATIGEMCTIGHHAIVHGCTIGDNSLVGMGATILNGAKIGSNCLIGANALITEGKEFPDNSLIVGSPARVIRTLDDDAVAALRRSAEKYIENWKRFSNDLQLVQE, from the coding sequence ATGCCGCTTTACCGTCTGGAAGACAGAACGCCCCAAACCCCTGCCCCTGACCGTTACTGGGTTGCCCCCGATGCGAATGTCATCGGGTCGGTCACGCTTGGAGAGGATGTCGGCATCTGGTTTGGTGCAACGCTGCGCGGCGATAATGAGCCGATCAGCGTTGGCCGCGGCACGAACATTCAGGAAGGCGTGATGGTGCACAGCGATCCCGGCTATGCCGCGACGATCGGTGAGATGTGCACCATCGGCCACCATGCCATCGTTCACGGCTGCACCATTGGCGACAACTCGCTGGTCGGCATGGGCGCAACCATCCTGAACGGCGCGAAGATCGGCAGTAATTGCCTGATCGGCGCCAATGCGCTGATTACCGAAGGCAAGGAGTTTCCCGACAATTCTCTCATCGTCGGGTCGCCGGCACGGGTGATCCGCACGCTGGACGACGATGCGGTCGCAGCGCTGCGCCGTTCGGCCGAGAAATACATCGAAAACTGGAAACGGTTTTCGAACGACCTGCAACTCGTGCAGGAATAG
- a CDS encoding transcriptional repressor: MNAQNLTKNQSLVMNALSNSQGPLSAYMILDKLRDDGFRAPLQVYRALEKLIEFGLVHRLESLNAFVACTHTQAECCTHHHGTVAFAICEACGQVTEFHDHDIDHRLERWVKDHKFKAEKTTIEIRGLCAACAS, from the coding sequence ATGAATGCGCAAAATCTGACCAAGAACCAGTCTCTGGTGATGAACGCGCTGTCGAACTCGCAAGGCCCGCTCAGCGCCTACATGATCCTCGACAAGCTGCGCGATGACGGCTTCCGAGCTCCGCTGCAGGTGTATCGTGCGCTGGAAAAACTCATCGAGTTCGGGCTGGTGCATCGGCTGGAAAGCCTGAATGCCTTCGTTGCCTGCACCCATACCCAGGCGGAGTGCTGCACGCATCACCACGGCACTGTCGCCTTTGCCATCTGCGAGGCGTGCGGGCAGGTGACCGAGTTTCACGATCACGACATCGATCATCGTCTGGAACGCTGGGTCAAAGACCACAAGTTCAAGGCGGAAAAGACCACAATTGAAATTCGTGGCCTCTGCGCTGCCTGTGCATCCTGA
- a CDS encoding metal ABC transporter ATP-binding protein, which produces MLHSAPKGGDTLVSLSNAGIQRGGRWLVRGVDFSVSKGEIVTLIGPNGSGKSTSAKMAIGVLKPSEGAVSRIDGLRVGYVPQKLSVDWTMPLSVRRLMTLTGPLPAREIDAALNATGIAHLANAEVQHLSGGEFQRALLARAIARKPDLLVLDEPVQGVDFSGEIALYELIKNIRNSTNCGVLLISHDLHVVMAETDTVICLNGHVCCRGTPQAVSQSAEYMQLFGGTAAKALAVYSHHHDHTHLPDGRVLHADGSVTDHCHPDDGHHHDHDHSTHVHHHDHHDHDHDHDHDHDGCGCGHDHSADAVTSDTKHGERHV; this is translated from the coding sequence ATGCTTCATTCTGCCCCCAAGGGTGGTGATACACTCGTGTCTCTTTCCAATGCCGGTATTCAGCGCGGCGGTCGCTGGCTGGTGCGCGGCGTAGATTTTTCCGTCAGCAAGGGCGAGATCGTCACCCTGATCGGTCCGAACGGATCTGGCAAATCGACCAGCGCCAAAATGGCGATCGGCGTGTTGAAGCCGAGCGAGGGCGCTGTCTCGCGCATCGATGGGTTGCGGGTGGGATATGTGCCGCAGAAGCTTTCCGTCGACTGGACAATGCCGCTGTCGGTGCGGCGTCTGATGACGTTGACCGGGCCGCTCCCGGCCCGGGAAATCGATGCGGCCCTGAATGCCACGGGCATTGCCCATCTTGCCAATGCCGAGGTTCAGCACCTGTCCGGCGGCGAGTTTCAGCGTGCGCTTCTGGCGCGGGCCATTGCGCGCAAGCCGGATCTTCTGGTTCTGGATGAACCGGTGCAGGGGGTCGACTTCTCCGGCGAGATCGCACTCTACGAACTGATTAAAAATATCAGAAATTCAACAAATTGCGGAGTTTTGTTAATCTCGCATGACCTGCATGTGGTGATGGCGGAAACCGATACGGTGATCTGCCTGAACGGCCATGTCTGCTGCCGTGGTACGCCGCAGGCGGTCAGCCAGAGCGCCGAATATATGCAGCTTTTCGGTGGAACGGCTGCCAAGGCACTGGCCGTCTACAGCCATCATCACGATCATACCCATCTGCCCGACGGCCGTGTCCTGCACGCTGATGGCTCGGTCACGGACCATTGCCATCCCGATGACGGCCACCATCATGACCACGACCATTCAACGCATGTCCATCATCACGATCACCATGACCATGATCACGACCACGATCACGACCATGATGGCTGCGGCTGCGGACACGATCATTCGGCGGATGCTGTGACCTCCGATACAAAACACGGAGAGCGGCATGTTTGA